The following are from one region of the Quercus robur chromosome 1, dhQueRobu3.1, whole genome shotgun sequence genome:
- the LOC126728157 gene encoding cytosolic enolase 3 has translation MSVQQYLEKHTLSRKIEDAVNAAVRAKSPDPVIFISHHMRKSVPSVITKIKARQILDSRGIPTVEVDLFTNKGMFRASVPSGDTTGMYEAVDLRDGDKGTFLGNSVTRAVKNINEKISEALIGMDPTLQSQIDHAMIDLDKTEKKGELGANAILAVSIAACKAGAAEKEVPLYKYIAEISGETNLTLPVPAFTLISGGKHAGNHLAIQEIMILPIGASKFEEALQMGSETYHHLKAVITEKYGAHECNVGEDGGFAPNISSLKEGLDLLKEAISRTGYNDRIKIAIDVAASDFCIGTKYDLEIKVPNKSEQNFKSAEDMIEMYKELCSEYPIVSIEDPFDKEDWEHVKHFSSLGICQVVGDDLLMSNRKRIQRAIEESTCNALLLKVNQIGTVTEAIEVVRQAKEANMGVVTSHRCGETEDSFISDLSVGLGTGQIKAGAPCRGERLAKYNQLLRIEEELGDQAVYAGQDWKVSS, from the exons ATGTCGGTGCAACAGTACCTGGAAAAGCACACGCTCTCTCGGAAAATCGAAGACGCCGTCAATGCTGCCGTTAGGGCCAAAAGCCCCGATCCCGTCATCTTCATC TCTCATCATATGAGGAAATCGGTTCCTTCGGTGATCACGAAGATTAAAGCGAGGCAGATCCTCGATAGCAGAGGAATTCCTACCGTTGAAGTCGATTTGTTCACCAACAAAGGCATGTTCCGAGCCTCTGTTCCAAGCGGCGATACTACTGGAAT GTATGAGGCAGTTGATTTACGTGATGGGGACAAGGGAACATTTCTTGGAAATAGTGTGACTAGAGCTGTTAAAAACATCAATGAGAAGATATCTGAAGCATTGATTGGCATGGATCCAACGCTTCAGTCTCAGATTGATCATGCCATGATAGACCTGGACAAAACAGAAAAGAAG GGTGAACTTGGAGCAAATGCAATATTAGCTGTGTCAATTGCTGCATGCAAAGCTGGGGCTGCTGAAAAAGAG gttCCCCTATACAAATACATTGCTGAAATTTCTGGCGAAACCAACCTGACTCTTCCTGTCCCTGCCTTCACCCTCATAAGTGGTGGAAAACATGCTGGGAATCATCTGGCCATTCAG GAAATCATGATTCTTCCAATTGGAGCAAGCAAATTTGAGGAGGCACTGCAAATGGGCTCTGAAACCTATCATCACTTAAAG GCTGTTATTACAGAAAAATATGGTGCACATGAATGTAATGTTGGTGAAGATGGTGGTTTTGCTCCAAATATCTCAAG CTTGAAAGAAGGCCTGGACCTTTTAAAAGAGGCTATCAGCAGAACAGGGTATAATGACAGAATAAAAATCGCAATTGATGTTGCTGCTTCTGACTTTTGCATAG GCACAAAGTATGATTTGGAAATAAAAGTTCCAAACAAATCTGAGCAAAATTTCAAGTCGGCAGAGGATATGATTGAGATGTACAAAGAACTATGTTCTG AGTACCCGATTGTTTCAATTGAAGATCCATTTGATAAGGAGGACTGGGAACACGTCAAGCATTTTTCCAGTCTTGGAATTTGTCAG GTAGTAGGGGATGACCTATTAATGTCAAATCGTAAACGTATCCAGAGAGCAATTGAAGAGTCAACTTGCAATGCTCTTCTCCTCAAG GTAAATCAGATCGGGACAGTGACAGAGGCCATTGAAGTGGTGAGACAGGCAAAGGAAGCTAATATGGGAGTGGTGACATCTCATAGATGTGGGGAAACTGAAGATTCTTTCATTTCCGATTTATCTGTTGGGCTCGGCACTGGTCAGATCAAAGCAGGTGCTCCTTGCAGAGGAGAGCGTCTTGCAAAGTACAATCAG TTGCTTCGAATTGAGGAAGAGCTTGGGGATCAAGCAGTTTATGCTGGTCAAGATTGGAAAGTGTCATCATGA
- the LOC126728150 gene encoding proliferating cell nuclear antigen — protein MLELRLVQGSLLKKVLESVKDLVNDANFDCSATGFSLQAMDSSHVALVALLLRSEGFEHYRCDRNLSMGMNLNNMSKMLKCAGNDDIITIKADDGSDTVTFMFESPTQDKIADFEMKLMDIDSEHLGIPEAEYHAIVRMPSAEFARICKDLSSIGDTVVISVTKEGVKFSTRGDIGTANIVCRQNTTVDKPEEATIVEMNEPVSLTFALRYMNSFTKATPLSNTVTISLSSELPVVVEYKIAEMGYIRFYLAPKIEEDEDETKPQA, from the exons ATGTTGGAACTACGGCTAGTCCAGGGTTCGCTACTGAAGAAGGTTCTGGAGTCCGTAAAGGACCTTGTGAACGATGCAAACTTCGACTGCTCCGCCACTGGGTTCTCGCTCCAGGCCATGGATTCAAGCCACGTGGCGCTGGTCGCGTTGCTGCTTAGATCTGAGGGCTTTGAGCACTACCGCTGTGACCGTAACCTTTCCATGGGTATGAACCTTAACAACATGTCTAAGATGCTCAAGTGTGCTGGCAACGATGACATCATCACCATCAAGGCTGACGATGGCAGTGACACCGTCACTTTCATGTTTGAGAGCCCCA CCCAAGATAAAATTGCTGATTTTGAGATGAAACTGATGGACATCGATAGTGAGCACCTTGGGATTCCAGAGGCAGAATACCATGCTATTGTTAGGATGCCTTCAGCTGAGTTTGCCAGGATTTGCAAAGATCTCAGCAGCATTGGTGACACTG TTGTCATTTCTGTGACTAAGGAAGGTGTGAAGTTCTCCACAAGGggtgatattggaactgcaaATATTGTTTGCAGGCAGAATACCACAGTAGACAAG CCAGAAGAAGCAACAATTGTAGAGATGAATGAGCCAGTGTCATTGACATTTGCACTGAGGTACATGAACTCCTTTACAAAGGCAACCCCATTGTCAAACACAGTTACAATTAGCTTGTCTTCAGAGCTCCCTGTGGTGGTTGAATACAAGATTGCAGAGATGGGTTATATTAGATTTTACTTGGCTCCTAAGATAGAAGAGGATGAAGATGAGACAAAGCCTCAAGCTTAG
- the LOC126728143 gene encoding probable sugar phosphate/phosphate translocator At3g11320, protein MKVSSRSFTLGLVTAWYSSNIGVLLLNKYLLSNYGFRYPIFLTLCHMLACSLFSYIAINWFKLAPLQTLRSRLQFLKISALSLIFCLSVVAGNVSLRYLPVSFTQAVGATTPFFTAVFACFMTSKKESWLTYLALVPVVTGVIIATGGEPSFHLFGFIMCVGATAARALKSVLQGILLSSEAEKLNSMNLLMYMAPVAVIFLLVAALVMEENVVGITIALARDDVKILWYLIFNSALAYFVNLTNFLVTKHTSALTLQVLGNAKGAVAVVISILIFRNPVSVVGMLGYILTVIGVVLYSEAKKRSR, encoded by the exons atgAAGGTCTCAAGCAGATCCTTCACGCTGGGACTAGTAACAGCATGGTACTCCTCCAACATAGGCGTGCTATTACTGAACAAGTACTTGCTTAGCAATTACGGGTTCAGGTACCCAATCTTCCTCACTCTCTGCCACATGCTTGCTTGCTCTCTCTTCAGCTACATTGCCATCAACTGGTTCAAGCTTGCTCCATTGCAGACCTTGCGCTCTCGCCTCCAGTTCCTCAAGATTTCGGCTCTCAGCCTTATCTTTTGCTTGTCGGTGGTCGCCGGCAACGTGTCCTTACGCTATCTTCCAGTGTCGTTTACTCAGGCTGTTGGGGCTACCACGCCGTTTTTCACTGCGGTGTTTGCTTGTTTCATGACTTCGAAGAAAGAGAGTTGGCTTACCTATCTCGCTCTTGTTCCTGTTGTCACTGGTGTTATCATTGCCACTGGG GGGGAACCAAGTTTTCATCTCTTTGGATTTATAATGTGTGTTGGTGCTACAGCAGCACGGGCGCTCAAGTCCGTGCTTCAAGGGATTTTGCTATCTTCTGAAGC GGAAAAGCTTAATTCTATGAACCTCCTTATGTACATGGCTCCAGTAGCTGTTATATTCCTTCTTGTTGCAGCACTTGTGATGGAAGAAAATGTGGTTGGGATCACAATTGCACTTGCAAGAGATGATGTGAAGATATTGTGGTATCTGATCTTCAATTCTGCACTAgcatattttgtaaatttgacCAATTTCTTGGTCACAAAGCACACCAGTGCATTGACTCTCCAG GTTTTAGGAAATGCAAAAGGAGCTGTTGCAGTGGTTATCTCAATTTTGATATTTAGGAATCCCGTATCAGTTGTTGGGATGCTCGGGTACATCCTCACAGTCATTGGGGTTGTCCTCTACAGTGAAGCCAAGAAGCGGAGTAGATGA
- the LOC126728164 gene encoding neutral ceramidase 1-like: MGFVFNSSVWRPCVAIWLWIALVLLLQNGRGVVSDSNYLIGLGSYDITGPAADVNMMGYANTEQIASGVHFRLRARTFIVAEPQGNRVVFVNLDACMASQLVTVKVIERLKARYGDLYTEKNVAISGIHTHAGPGGYLQYVTYIITSLGFVRQSFDVLVDGIEKSIVAAHENLQPGSVFVSKGELLDAGVSRSPSAYLNNPAAERSKYKNDVDKEMTLLKFVSDKWGPIGSFNWFATHGTSMSRTNSLISGDNKGTAARFMEDWFEQKGIGSSYFKGFGADGIPQRASNIITDLPNNHHELLELAASFQAPPGRPAASIQTVARRVRGSPRQDNKPRFVSAFCQSNCGDVSPNVLGAFCIDTGLPCDFNHSTCGGKNELCYGRGPGYPDEFESTRIIGERQFRKAVELFDKASEQLTGKVDYRHTYIDFSQLNVTLPKKGGGFEVVKTCPAAMGFAFAAGTTDGPGAFDFTQGDDKGNPFWKLVRNLLKTPDQEQIDCQQPKPILLDTGEMKEPYDWAPSILPIQVLRIGQLVILSVPGEFTTMAGRRLRDAVKSVLTSSGLGDFNSNVHVVIAGLTNTYSQYVTTFEEYEVQRYEGASTLYGPHTLSAYIQEFKKLASAINSNQPVQPGPQPPDLLEKQISLLTPVVIDATPRGVNFGDCDSDIPQNSTFKRGDLVTVTFWSACPRNDLMTEATFALVEILQGKDIWIPAYDDDDLCLRFKWSRPSKFSSRSQATIEWRIPESTPPGVYRIKHFGASKGLIGSVRHFTGSSSAFVVT, translated from the exons ATGGGGTTCGTGTTTAATTCGAGTGTTTGGAGGCCATGTGTAGCTATTTGGTTATGGATTGCTTTGGTACTCCTGCTACAGAATGGTAGAGGAGTAGTCTCAGATTCCAATTATTTGATTGGACTTGGAAGTTATGACATCACAGGACCAGCCGCTGATGTTAATATGATGGGCTATGCTAATACAGAACAGATCGCATCTGGGGTTCACTTCAGGCTTCGAGCTCGCACATTTATTGTTGCAGAGCCACAAGGGAATCGGGTAGTATTTGTAAATCTAGATGCTTGCATGGCTTCACAGCTTGTGACAGTAAAAGTGATTGAGAGGTTAAAGGCAAG GTATGGGGACCTATATACTGAAAAGAATGTAGCTATTAGCGGAATTCACACCCATGCAGGGCCTGGGGGTTATCTCCAATATGTTACTTACATCATAACATCTCTCGGTTTTGTGCGTCAATCATTTGACGTCCTTGTTGATGGAATTGAGAAAAGCATTGTAGCAGCTCATGAAAATCTCCAGCCAGGATCAGTTTTTGTTAGTAAGG GAGAGCTCCTAGATGCTGGTGTAAGCCGCAGCCCTAGTGCTTATCTCAATAATCCAGCAGCAGAGCGCAGTAAATACAAGAATGACGTTGATAAGGAAATGACACTTCTGAAGTTTGTAAGTGATAAGTGGGGTCCAATCGGTAGCTTCAATTGGTTTGCCACTCATGGAACTTCTATGAGTCGTACAAACTCATTGATAAGTGGGGATAATAAAGGCACTGCTGCAAGATTTATGGAGGACTGGTTTGAGCAGAAAGGTATTGGAAGTTCATATTTTAAAGGATTTGGAGCTGATGGAATTCCACAAAGAGCCTCAAACATAATTACCGACCTTCCTAATAACC ACCATGAGTTACTGGAGCTTGCTGCATCCTTCCAGGCTCCTCCTGGTAGGCCTGCGGCCAGCATTCAAACTGTTGCAAGACGTGTCAGGGGTTCTCCCAGGCAGGATAACAAGCCTAGATTTGTATCTGCCTTTTGTCAATCAAACTGTGGTGATGTTAGCCCAAATGTTCTTGGAGCATTCTGCATAGACACTGGGTTACCTTGTGACTTCAATCACAGTACATGTGGTGGGAAGAATGAGCTATGCTATGGACGAGGACCAGG CTACCCTGATGAATTTGAAAGTACACGTATTATTGGAGAGAGGCAATTCAGAAAAGCTGTAGAGCTTTTTGACAAAGCATCTGAACAGTTAACAGGGAAGGTTGACTATCGCCACACTTACATAGACTTCTCACAACTTAATGTGACACTTCCTAAAAAGGGAGGAGGGTTTGAGGTGGTAAAAACATGTCCTGCTGCAATGGGATTTGCATTTGCTGCTGGAACAACAGATGGTCCTGGAGCTTTTGATTTTACGCAAGGAGATGACAAG GGAAATCCTTTCTGGAAGTTGGTGCGAAACTTACTTAAAACACCAGACCAGGAACAAATTGATTGTCAACAGCCGAAGCCCATCTTGCTTGATACTGGTGAAATGAAGGAACCATATGATTGGGCT CCTTCAATACTTCCAATCCAGGTCCTTCGAATAGGACAGCTAGTCATTCTCAGTGTACCCGGAG AATTCACAACAATGGCTGGGAGGCGTCTCCGAGATGCTGTGAAGTCAGTGCTCACAAGTAGTGGTCTTGGAGACTTTAATAGCAATGTTCATGTTGTTATAGCAGGGTTGACTAATACCTATTCACAGTATGTAACTACATTCGAAGAGTATGAAGTGCAGAGATATGAG GGAGCCTCCACATTATATGGTCCACATACGCTCAGTGCCTATATTCAAGAGTTCAAGAAACTTGCAAGTGCTATCAACAGCAACCAACCTGTTCAACCAGGGCCACAACCCCCAGATCTCTTGGAGAAGCAAATAAGCTTACTTACCCCAGTTGTGATAGATGCGACACCTCGTGGTGTAAATTTTGGGGATTGTGACTCTGACATTCCTCAAAACTCCACCTTTAAGAGAGGTGACTTGGTGACAGTTACCTTCTGGTCAGCTTGTCCCCGAAATGATCTCATGACTGAAGCTACGTTTGCGCTCGTGGAGATCCTCCAAGGAAAGGATATTTGGATTCCTgcttatgatgatgatgatttatGCCTGCGTTTTAAGTGGTCAAGACCATCCAAATTCAGCAGTCGAAGTCAGGCAACAATAGAATGGAGAATCCCGGAATCCACACCTCCTGGTGTGTACAGGATAAAACATTTTGGTGCTTCAAAGGGCCTTATCGGATCAGTTCGCCATTTCACAGGTTCATCTAGTGCTTTCGTGGTAACATGA